One part of the Rutidosis leptorrhynchoides isolate AG116_Rl617_1_P2 chromosome 1, CSIRO_AGI_Rlap_v1, whole genome shotgun sequence genome encodes these proteins:
- the LOC139885605 gene encoding uncharacterized protein, producing the protein MEKLMVAVGPVLLGFRLCSLLLWSSVFSTFEPLCFAVCIGLETNQTESDNVSKQDCKPKMKKRNKRPQSIRTRQSPSSLFKVIWDLRDEQKSDLISMGLESLLDFKIKSLPGKLSFWLVDRFNAENLKLNLGAVELEITKEDVNEILGFPIGDICVTAVQRARIGNGNLIYQFRKLYKKARNNKQTIFLKNVQESIMKNRGGGHNFKLQMLVLIMTILAEGVTDPRPNQKFLPSINNLEDVIKMDWCGYVLECLKRSKDNWDRNSPNCWYKGPLTFLVVWYVSKTSSTSQDSESLKPEIGNWTTEMLFERESEEYNNGGFGNEIIINNILRKKQNLLFSQPALYSDLDEEKTANQPYGIKKVGDNEGKSVSDCINGEEDNENDLNRLDYITIDESDEDILETLEETQNGEQPEWFKECMNKRCFNNDSGTSRPTDNNGDSGAPRPVDKSSNNSVDDVGVWEGYVVGKETKEVLQAVKRRYPTTFDGIKIRMKEILVPALVQFTVFIKGLESSIKTSVDAIKVDHINSLRKDLNEFVDVLGFDLSWARHRLDMVEELKHGNNALLNELAVLDECLSTRKKTLVERTVEIVQAFKKLETAQLEMEKARLEMDEATKARNNKAKQVARMLAEAYDPIL; encoded by the exons ATGGAAAAATTGAT GGTGGCTGTTGGCCCGGTTTTGCTCGGTTTTAGGTTGTGTAGCTTGTTGCTTTGGTCTAGCGTGTTCTCTACCTTCGAGCCTCTTTGTTTTGCTGTGTGTATCGGTTTAG AAACCAACCAAACTGAATCAGATAATGTATCTAAACAAGATTGCAAACCCAAAATGAAAAAGAGGAATAAACGACCACAATCTATTAGGACAAGACAAAGTCCGAGTTCATTATTTAAAGTTATATGGGATTTAAGGGATGAACAAAAAAGTGATTTGATCAGTATGGGATTGGAGAGCCTATTAGATTTTAAGATTAAATCACTTCCTGGCAAACTGTCATTTTGGTTAGTTGACAGATTTAATGCTGAAAATTTGAAACTGAATTTAGGAGCTGTAGAACTAGAGATTACAAAGGAAGATGTTAATGAAATTCTTGGATTCCCGATTGGAGATATATGTGTTACTGCAGTTCAAAGAGCTCGAATCGGAAACggaaatttaatatatcaatttagAAAGCTTTATAAAAAGGCACGTAACAATAAGCAAACGATATTTCTTAAAAATGTACAAGAATCAATTATGAAAAACAGAGGAGGAGGACATAACTTCAAACTACAAATGTTAGTATTGATTATGACGATATTGGCTGAAGGTGTTACTGACCCAAGACCTAATCAAAAATTTCTTCCATCAATAAATAATTTGGAAGATGTAATTAAAATGGATTGGTGTGGATATGTTCTTGAGTGTCTCAAAAGGAGCAAGGATAATTGGGATAGGAATTCTCCTAACTGCTGGTATAAAGGTCCCCTGACTTTTTTAGTG GTTTGGTATGTTAGTAAGACGTCAAGCACTTCTCAAGATTCAGAAAGTTTGAAACCTGAAATCGGAAACTGGACAACTGAGATGTTGTTTGAAAGAGAAAGCGAAGAGTACAACAATGGTGGTTTTGGTAATGAAATAATCATAAACAACATACTACGTAAAAAGCAAAATCTTTTGTTTAGTCAACCTGCTCTATATTCTGATCTAGATGAAGAAAAAACAG CAAATCAACCTTATGGGATTAAAAAAGTTGGAGATAATGAAGGGAAATCAGTTTCTGATTGTATCAATGGAGAAGAAGATAATGAGAACGATTTGAACAGATTGGATTACATAACAATTGATGAATCCGATGAAGATATTCTAGAGACGTTGGAG GAGACTCAAAATGGTGAACAACCAGAATGGTTTAAGGAATGCATGAATAAACG GTGCTTTAATAATGATTCTGGTACATCGAGGCCTACTGATAACAATGGAGATTCTGGTGCACCGAGGCCTGTTGATAAATCGTCAAACAATTCTGTCGATGATGTAGGAGTGTGGGAGGGGTATGTAGTTGGAAAGGAGACAAAAGAGGTGTTACAGGCTGTAAAGCGTCGTTACCCTACAACATTTGACGGGATCAAAATTCGTATGAAAGAAATATTGGTGCCAGCTTTGGTGCAGTTTACTGTGTTCATCAAAGGTTTAGAGTCTTCCATAAAAACATCTGTGGATGCAATTAAGGTGGATCATATCAATTCACTCCGAAAGGATCTCAATGAATTTGTTGATGTGTTGGGATTTGACCTGTCGTGGGCCCGCCATAGGCTAGACATGGTGgaggaactcaaacatggaaacaaCGCTTTGTTAAATGAGCTTGCGGTGTTAGATGAATGTTTATCAACACGGAAGAAAACATTAGTTGAGCGAACGGTAGAGATTGTTCAAGCTTTTAAGAAGTTGGAAACGGCTCAATTGGAGATGGAAAAGGCTCGATTAGAGATGGATGAGGCTACGAAAGCTCGAAACAACAAGGCAAAACAAGTGGCTAGGATGCTTGCAGAAGCATATGATCCTATACTTTAA